The Atribacter laminatus genome contains the following window.
TGGCGGTGGGAGTGGAAAGGCTCATAGATAATACCGAGGCTTAACAGTGAAACTTATTACTTCCGAATCCATGCAAAAACTGGAAAAAAGGTTAGTCGAATCCTACCGGATTCCGACTCAGCTCCTCATGGAGAATGCCGGAAGAAATATTGTCGAAAAAATCGAAGGCATTGGAATGGAGAAATCATGGAAACAAGTGGCGGTGATCTGTGGCCCGGGAAACAATGGAGGTGACGGATTGGTCATTGCCCGTCATCTCAATCTTCGTTATCCGTCATTGCCTATTACCATTTTTTTAGCAGGAAATCCCGAGCGCTTAAAAAACGATTCTGCTCTTAATTATGAAATCTGTCAGCGAATCGGTATACCGATACAGCGAGTCTTCCCAGAAAATCCACTCGGTTTCGAGCCAGGAACTCTGATAATTGATTCTCTTTTTGGTACAGGACTATCAAAAAATGTTGAAGGCATTTTTCAAGTAGTAATCGATGCTATCAATGAAGCCAAGCAATCAATGATTATTGCCGTTGATGTCCCTTCGGGTATCGATGCGACCTGGGGGAAAATCATGGGAAGGGCAGTGAAAGCCCACCATACCATTACTTTAGGAATGATCAAGAGGGGATTGGTAGTCGCTCCTGCTCGTGAATACTGTGGAACTATTCATCTTGCTGATATCGGAATCCCTTTTGATCGAGAACCGGGAATTGTTCCCCAAGAAGGCTTTCTAATCACGCCTGATTTCATACGTCCCTTTTTGCCAGAGAAAGCTTTTCTCAGCAATAAAATAAGTACCGGGGTTGTTATGATAGTTGCAGGAAGCCCAGCTATGACTGGAGCTGGTCTTTTAACCTGTCAAGCCGCTTATCGAAGCGGAGCAGGGATGGTTATTTGGGCTACCAACCCTCAACTTGCGCCTTTAGTAAAAACTTCAATTCCTGAAGTGGTGAGCACCATTCTTTCCGACAATAAAAATAGTTTTCAGTGGGAATATTTGCCTCATCATGCCGATGAAATATGTAAAGCCATCTTACAACGAAAATGCCGTTCAATTGCCATTGGTCCTGGTTTAGGTTCGTCTTGGTCATCCAAATACTTTATTGAAAAAGTCATTGAAAAATCACCAGTCAAGGGTGTGATCGATGCTGATGCCTTAAATGCCATCGCTGTAAACCGGGAGTTTTGGAAAAATCGTTTACAAGGTTGGATTCTCACTCCTCACGAAGGTGAAATGGGTCGACTCCTTAACCGCTCGGCTTCTTCAATTGCTGAAAATCGAATCGCCGCGAGTTGTGCTTTGTCTCAATACTTTAACTGTATTACCGTTTTAAAGGGACCGGGAACCATTGTTGTATCTCCCCAGGGAGAAATTGCTATCAACCCGACGGGGAATCCCAATCTCGCTACTGCTGGGAGTGGAGACGTTTTAACTGGAATTATTGCTTCTTTATTAGCTCAAGGGAGGTCTCCGTTTATCAGTGCCGTGACCGGAGTATTTCTCCATGGATTAACAGCTGATTTATATCAAAAACAGTCTCCTCAACTTCTTGCCAGTGATCTAGCATCTTATCTCCCATACGCTATAAAGGTGGTTAAAAATTGTGAATACCGATTACCCATTGTGGATAGAGATTGACTCACGATCGCTCCATAATAATTTTAATCGAATACTACAGCATCTAAGCATCCCCAATGCTTCCCGAATAATCGGAGTAGTCAAGGCAGATGCTTACGGGCATGGCATAGAAAGCGTTTTGCTCCTTCAGAAGTGGGGCATGAATCGCTTTGGAGTTGCTACCGTTCAAGAGGGTGAAGCTCTCCGGCAATTAGGAATCAAAGGGACCATCTATTTATTAGGAGGATTCATAAACCAGGAAATTCCTGGAATTTTTAAAAATCACTTAACACCCGCCCTTTCCTCTCGAGATGAATGGAATCAGCTGAAATCTGCTGTTCAATTGAATCAACAAGAGCTGGAATTTCATTTAAAAATTGATTCGGGGATGTATCGAATGGGCTTTCTTCCGGGGGAGCTGGATGAATCATTCATCAAGCAAATAAGTCATCACCCCTATTTGCGTCTAAAAGGTGTAATGACCCACTTTGCCAGTTCAGAAAATGATCCTGCTTATACCCACCAGCAGTTTGAGATTTTTCAGAAATTTTTACAGAATAAATCCCTATCGGAACAGATCCCAATTCAAAATTTAGAAAAGCATTGCTGTAACAGCGCAGGATTCCTTTTTTTCCCCCATTATCACCTCGATATGGTGAGAGTAGGAATTGCGTTATTTGGTGTTTCGCCCATCCAGGACCCTTCTCCAGTCCGATCACTTGGGTTATCACCAGTGATGAGGGTAAAAAGCCGGGTTAAACTTTTAAAAAACCTTCCATCGGGATGTTGTATTGGATATGGTGGAACCTGCATTACCCAACGTCCGACCCGATTGGCAGTTATTCCTATCGGTTATGCTCAAGGGCTTTTGCGCCGTCTTTCAAACCGAATGGAGGTTTTAATCAAAGGACGACGAGCCAAATGCTTAGGAGTTATTTCCATGGATCAAATGATGGTAGATGTAACCTCTCTCCCTGATGTGAAAAGGGGAGATCTGGTTACAATTCTTGGATCAGATGGACCTGATGAAATTCGAGCGGAAGAGATGGCTGCCTGGGCAGAAACCATTCCTCACGAAATTTTATGTAGTTTTATTCGGATTAAAAATCGGATTGTGGTATGACTCACCTTGATGCTCAATCATCATCCAATGAAGCCCAAACCATGAAAATTGCCGGTTATTTTACTCAGACCTATTTTCAACCGGGAATTCCCATTCTTTTATCCGGTCAGTTAGGTGCTGGAAAAACCTATTTTACCAAAGGGATCGCTCAAGCACTGGGTATTTCCAGCCATGAGGTGATTAGTCCAAGCTTTGCTTTAATCAATGAATATCATGGCCCGGTTTATATTCTCAACCATATGGATTTTTATCGTCTCGAAAACTGGCAGGAGGTTGAACAGCTGGGGATCGAGGAATATTTAACCTCGCATTCTTTTACTGTTATTGAATGGGGTGAACGTTTTTTAGCTCATTTTCCTCCTCCTTATTTTGTGGTTAAATTAACCGAAACTAATGAAAAAAATCGACTCATCGAAATCTTTTATCAAGATTATGAAAAATAATCCATTACCGAATACTCTCGCCTTGGATACCAGTACTCCCTGGCTGACTTTATCTTTAGGAAACAGTTCCGAGATTATCTATCAGCATCGATCCCAGGTCATTGCCGACCATTCCCGGATTCTGATTCAATCTTTAGAGAAAATGCAAAAAAGGGGGCTCTTTTCAAACTTTCCACCAGAACGGATCGTTATCGGTCGCGGCCCTGGTTCTTTTACCGGAATAAAAATAACCAATATTACTGGCCGTTCTTTGGCTTACAGCTTGAATTGTCCTTTATATGGTTTTTCCACTTTGGAGATGTTAGCTTACCAGGGAAGTAGGCTCGTCTCACCCCATGAAGATTTGATTATTCTTCCGGTAATTTTTCATAAAAAGAATGAAGTCTTCTGGTCCGAATTTAAGTCAAACTTTCATAAACAATCGGATCGCCAAGTTAAAATACAAATTGGACCCTGTTCAAATATTATGAAGCTTTATTCTCCTAAAGATGTTTTGATTATTACTCCTTGGCAAGAACTCTATAGCCTTTTTCAAACCAGCCAATTTCAATGCCTTCACCCGGATAAATCGCAACCTGATTCCATTAACCTTATTGAATTAATGGAAAGTCGAGATATTTCTGTTCAAAAGAATGATTCTGAATTCTTCGAAGAAAGCGCTGAACCTTTATACGGATCGCGAGTCTTTGAGCATGAATAACTCTCCTTTCCCAACCGAACCCTATGCCATTGAAAAGATGAAACCAATCCATTTATCAGCGGTTTTAGCTATAGAAAAGAAATCTTTCCCCCAGCCCTGGAGTTTATCTCTTTTTATGAGCGAATTTACCAACCGTCTGGCAACTTACCTAGTTCTTCGCCTGAAAAGAAAGGTGATTGGTTACATAGGTTATTGGTATCTTTTCGAAGAAGCTCACATAACCACTTTTGCCATACATCCCGATTATCGCCGTCAGGGATTGGGGAAGCAACTCCTCAAACACGCTCTGAACCTAATTTTGAATCAGGGTTGTCATGAAGTTTTTCTTGAAGTAAGAATTTCCAATTTCCCTGCCCAAAATCTTTATCATTCTCTGGGTTTTACTGCCGTTGGAATTCGAAAAAAATACTACATTGATGGTGAAGATGCCATCATTATGAAAAAAATCATGAGTCAAGAAAGTTAAAAAGAAAGGATTATCATGTACTGTTTGGCAATTGAAACTAGTTGCGATGATACCTGTGTCGCTATTATAAAAAATGGGAATACTATTCTCTCCAATGTAATATCCAGTCAAATCGATATTCATCGTCGTTTTGGTGGAGTTGTTCCAGAAGTCGCATCCCGACGCCATTTGGAATATTTGATTCCGGCTTTAGAACAGGCTTTTCAACAGGCCAATCTCACTCTAAAAAATATCGATTTAATTGCAGTAACCCGTGGCCCAGGGTTAACTGGATCACTGCTAATGGGACTTTGTATGGGGAAAACTTTCTCTATCCTCCATCAAAAACCCTTCATCGCCGTCAATCATTTGGAAGGACATCTTTTTGCTTCTCGATTGGACCACCCAGACATTACCCCACCTTTCATTTCACTCATCGTTTCAGGAGGGCATACCGAGTTAACCGTGGTTCAAGACTGGGGCAAATATGTTCATTTAGGACGAACTCGTGACGATGCTGCCGGAGAAGTTTTTGATAAGGTAGCTAAATATCTGAAAATCGGCTATCCAGGCGGCCCTTTAATTGACAATCGAGCAAGCAACGCCAATCCAACTCGCTTCCATTTTCGGGGAGGGTTAGAAGATCAAGAAAATTATGATTTCAGCTTCAGCGGTCTCAAAACTGCGGTTATTCGAGCTTATGACCAGCTTTCTGATTCTTCCAAAAAAGATGAAAAGGGAATCAACGATCTTTTGGCATCCTTTCAGCAAAGTGTGGTTCGTACTCTCTGGAAAAAAACCATCCGAGCTGTTAAAAAAACCGGTATTCGAAGTGTATCGCTGGGAGGTGGAGTAGCAGCGAACAGCTCCCTCCGTTCGCTTTTTTCACAAAAAGGATTTCAAAACAACATAAAAGTTTATCTCCCATCACCAGCCTTATGTACTGATAACGCTGCTATGATAGGAAGTTGTGGCTCTTTTCATTTTTCCTTCGGAAGGATTAGCCCTCTCGACTTGGAACCTGATCCCCAGCTTCGCTTGGGTGACGTATGAAGCTCAATTGTGAAATTTCTCAATTGATAGGTAATTTTTATGTATTGACCTTGCTTTATTCTATAGCCAATGTGAGCTGGTTGAATTTTCACCTTTGTTTGATTAATATATTATGATATATTTTCAATGAACCTATAGGTTTTTTTCTTCATTAACGTTATAATATATTTTTGTCGCTGATTTCTAAGAAACTAAAGCTATTCTGATTCACTCCGCTTTAGATTTCGATGCTTTGCCAGACTTCTCCCCAGAGAATAGTCTGACCTTTTCCATGAAATGGAAATAATCTATACGATATAATAGAAGGGAAGGTGTTAATTATGCCAAAAAAACTCATTTTCGATGAAGAAGCTCGCCGTGCAATTGAAAAAGGAGCGAATATTATTACCGATTCGGTAAAGCTAACCTTAGGCCCTAAGGGTCGAAATGTCATTTTAGAAAAAAAATTCGGAGGGCCAACCATCACCAATGACGGGGTTACAATTGCCCGAGAAATTGAGGTCAAAGATCCTTTTGAAAATATCGGAGTAACCTTGGTCCGAGAAGTTGCAACCAAAACCAACGATATAGCTGGAGATGGAACCACTACAGCCATGGTCCTTGCCCAAAAAATGATCCGCAATGGATTGAAAAATGTCACCGCCGGTTATAATCCAGTTTTTCTTAAAAATGGTATGGATAAAATTCTCGTCCAAATCGTCGATAAAATTAACCAATACAGTATTCCGGTTGATGATCAAAAATCCATCGCTCAGGTCGCCGCAATCTCCGCAAAAGATCAGTCAATTGGTCAAATCATTGCCGAAGCCATTGAAAAAGTTGGAAGAGATGGTGTCATTACCGTGGAAGAATCCAAATCAACCGAAACCACACTTGAGGTGGTTGAGGGCATGCAATTTGATCGGGGATATCTTTCTCCTTATATGGTAACCGATCAGGAGAGAATGGTTTGTATTCTGGAAAATCCCTATATTTTGATTACTGATTCTAAAATTAGCTCCATTCAAACGCTGCTCCCCATACTCCAGCAGGTCGTCCAAACCGGAAAACCTCTATTGATCATTGCCGAAGATTTAGAAGGTGAAGCCTTAGCGACTTTAGTGGTCAATCGACTTCGTGGTGCACTCAACGTTGCAGCAGTAAAAGCACCGGCTTTTGGAGATCGACGGAAGGAAATCCTTCACGACCTGGCTATTCTTACCGGTGGTCAGGTTATCTCCCAGGAAATGGGGATGAAATTAGAGAAAGTCAGCATAGATCTTTTAGGAAAAGCCGGTTCGGTAAAAATCAATAAAGACAACACCATCATTGTTGATGGCCAGGGAAATCCCGATGAAATAAAAGCTCGAGAAAAGGAAATCCGAGTACAAATTGAAAAGACCGATTCCAGTTATGACCGTGAAAAACTTCAGGAACGATTGGCAAAGTTAATTGGAGGAGTGGCAATCATCAAAGTAGGAGCACTCTCCGAAACCGAGCTCAAAGAAAAGAAACATCGAGTTGAAGATGCTCTCTCAGCAACTCGTTCGGCTATTGAAGAAGGTATCGTTCCCGGAGGAGGATCAATACTTCTGCATATTGGACAGGAAATCTCTATTGATAACCTATCCAATGATGAGCAAATTGGTGCTCAAATCGTTTTAAATGCTTTGGAAGAACCTCTCAAAAGAATCGCTGAAAATTCTGGATACCAAGGGAACATTATCGCTGGAAAGGTTCGAGACCTGGATAAAAAAATGGGTTTTAACGCTATGACCGGTGATTTGGTTGACATGGTCAAATCGGGAATAGTAGATCCTGCCAAGGTTACTCGAGCTGCTCTCCAAAATGCTGTGAGCATTGCATCCTTAGCCTTGACTACCCAAACCATCATAGCTGAGCACAAAGAAGAAGAACCGGAGTAAAGACAATGTACAATCCGAGTTTTCCAACCATCGGATTACAGGAAAACTCGGATTGTTCTTATATAATCAATTCAAGTGTGCTATTTTGATAATAACCAAAGGACACCCCTTCAAGGAGGGGGATTTTTAAATGTTTATTCCTTTATCACACAACTTCAAAACCTTCTTTTGGGTTGGGGTGTCCCCATACGTTTTCCTTTGCTTTCAAACTGGAGTGGAGTCGAATCCTACCTATTTATACCTACTCAGTGTCCGATATTATGTCTCAAAGAGAGAAAAAGAAAAGCGTCAACCATAATGAATCAAAGGGAATATATTTGTGAATCAATACTTGGTTTTTAATACTGCTGAGATGAACGGAGGAAGGTGAAACCCATGCATGAAGTGTCATTAGGAAAATACCGGATGGCTCGAATGACTTACGGGTTTGATGAAATTTCCTTGGTTCCTGGACTTCGAACCATAGACCCGCTAGATGTTGACCTAAGCATCTCCATTGGGAATGAACATCTCGACCTCCCTATACTTGGAGCAGCCATGGATGGAGTTATTGATCCGATAATGGCGGTGACTATGGGAAAATTGGGTGCCGTGGGAGTTCTCAACCTGGAAGGCATATTCTGTCGTTATCAAGATCCCTATCCGATGATTTCCAGTCTTATTCAAAAATCACGAGAAGAAATCACCAGTTTCTTGCAAAAAACCTATCAAGAACCAATCCAAGAATCACTTATAAAAGAACGAATCCAGCAAATTAAATCCCAGGGTGTTCTTACCGCCGCATCAGTGACTCCTTCTCGAGCTCAAACCTTAGGCATTAAAGCCATTGAAGCCGGTCTCGATCTCTTGGTTATCCAATCCACCGTCACTACTCGGGAATTTTTATCTTCTCGGAGCACTGCTTTTGATTTAAAAAGCTTTTGCCAAGGTCTTCCTATACCGGTTATCGTTGGAAATTGTGCAACTTACGAAGTTGCTCTGGAATTAATGAAAGCCGGTGCTTCAGGAATTTTAGTGGGCATTGGGCCAGGTGCTGCCTGTACGACTCGTGCTGTATTGGGAATAGGGATCCCTCAAATTACTGCTACTGTTGATGCAGCAGCTGCTCGTTATGACTATTGGAAAGAAACCGGTCGATATGTAACGGTCATTACCGATGGAGGAATGAGAGTTGGTGGTGACGTTGCCAAAGCGATTGCCAGCGGTGCTGATGCCGTCATGCTTGGTTCTCCTTTAGCTTCGGCGCAAGAGGCTCCGGGTCAAGGCCATCATTGGGGGATGGCAACTCCCGACCCCAACCTTCCCCGTGGTACACTGGTTAAAGTTGGCATTAAAGGAACCTTAAAAGAAATTCTGCTTGGACCCAGCCATGTCACCGATGGAACGATGAATTTTGTTGGTGCTTTAAGAGGTTCAATGGGTTCTTTGGGAGCTCAAAACATTAAAGAAATGCAGCAAATCCCTATCGATATATCTCCAAGCATTTGGACTGAAGGAAAATTTCTTCAGAAAATTCAAGGAGTGGGCATGGGGAGGTCATAATGGACAAAATCGTAATTTTAGATTTTGGTTCCCAATACACCCAGCTCATTGCTCGAAGAATCAGGGAATATCAGGTTTATTGTGAAATCTGGCCTTATCACTTAAAAGAATGTGATTTGAATAGTTCCGATATCAAAGGGATCATCCTCTCGGGAAGTCCCTACAGTGTTGCTGACTCTCGCGCTCCTTTGCTGGAAGAGATGGTTCTCAAATCCAATAAACCTTTATTGGGAATATGCTACGGTCTTCATCTTTTAGTGAAAACTTTAGGTGGGAAGGTGGTCCAGTCCCAAACTCGAGAATACGGGAAAGCCCTCCTGACAATTTTGGAAAAAAGAGGCATCTTTGAAGGTTTCGGAAACGAAATAGTTTGCTGGATGAGTCACGGTGATAGCGTTAAAGAAATTCCGCCGCAATTCCAATGTATTGCTCGAACTGAAACCTGTGACTATGCTGCTATTGTCGATGATCAGAGAAGAATTTGGGGAATTCAGTTTCACCCTGAGGTATCTCACACTCCTTTAGGAAAAGAGATATTATCCAACTTCATTTTTAACGTATGCGGATGTGCTCCGGATTGGACAGCAGAATCAATCGTCAAACAACAAATTCAATGGCTCCGCAATACTGCTCAAAAGGAAAAAGTGGTCTGTGCTTTAAGTGGTGGAGTCGATTCGGTAACTGCAGCAGTTTTAACCTACCGAGCGATTGGCGATCAGCTGAGCTGTATCTTCGTGAATAATGGTTTGATGAGAAAGGGTGAGCCAGAACACGTTCTCCGGAATATGGAAGCTCTATTGGGAAAGGGACGGGTTATTGCCGTCGATGCTAAAGATCGTTTTTTAAAAGAACTTCAGGGTGTTATCGACCCAGAACAAAAAAGAAAAATTATTGGTCGGGTTTTTATCGAAGTTTTCGAAGAAGAAGCCCGAAATTTAGGTGATGCCACTTGCTTGCTCCAGGGCACCACTTATCCTGATGTTATAGAAAGCATCTCGGTTTGCGGACCATCGGTAAAAATCAAAAGCCACCATAATGTTGGCGGGCTCCCCGAACTGATGCATCTTCGGGTAATCGAACCTTTGCGATTCCTTTTCAAAGATGAAGTCCGACAATTAGCAATAGAATTAGGCATTCCCGATGAGATTGTTTGGCGACAACCCTTTCCCGGGCCGGGTCTTGCGGTCAGAATTATTGGTGAAGTAACCGAAAACCGACTGGAAATTTTGCGGGATATGGATTACATCATCTATCAAGAGTTGAGGAATTCCCCAATTTTCAAAAAACTTTGGCAATCCTTCGGCGTGTTGGTTCCAGTTCGAAGCGTAGGCATCATGGGGGATGAGAGAACCTATAAATACGTCGGTGTACTTCGGGCTGTCATGAGTGAAGATGGGATGACCGCCGATTGGGCAAAAATTTCCTACGAAGCCTTAGACATAATCGCCCGCCGAGTGGTGAATGAAGTTGCTGGTATTGGACGAATGGTTTTTGATATTACTTCCAAACCACCGGCGACAATTGAATGGGAATAGAAAACGAATACTGTATAAATAATATTGGAAAATAAAGAGGAGGAATATCCATGCCTCTCGCAATCATCTCTGGCACCCATTGGGGTGACGAGGGAAAAGGAAAAATAGTAGATTATATCAGCCAAAAAGCCAATATAGTCATTCGAGCTCAAGGAGGGAGTAATGCCGGGCACACAGTCGTCGTTGAAGGTAAAAAATACGTCTTTCATCTTATCCCTTCAGGTATTCTTCATTCTGGTATAAAATGTATTTTAGGAGATGGTATGGTCATTGACCCTGCCGATCTTCTGCAAGAAATTCAATTTCTACGGGATAATGGATGGGAAGAATCACTGCAAAGATTACTCATCAGTGAAAAAGCCCATCTGGTTATGCCTTATCATCGTTTATTCGATCAACTCCAGGAAACTTTTCGTCAGAGTTCCCGAATCGGAACCACCGGTCGAGGGATTGGCCCTGCTTATGAGGATAAAGTTGCTCGATGGGGAATCCGGACTGTCGACCTTTTAAATCTGGATACCTTTAAAGAAAAACTCCAGCTGGTTTTAAATTATAAGAATATTATTCTGGAAAAGGTTTTTCAAAAACCTCCACTTTCTTTTAAAAGTATTTATGAACAATTTGAAAAATACTCTGAGCAATTAAAACCGTATATCGTTAATACCCTTCCTATTATTCACGACGCTCTTGCTTCCCATCAGAATCTAATCGTTGAAGGAGCCCAGGGTACCATGCTGGATCTGGATCATGGAACCTATCCCTATGTTACTTCTTCCCACCCAATAGCTGCCGGTTCTTTACTGGGAGCCAGCTTAGGTCCCCTTTCCCACATCCAATCGGTTGGAATCTGCAAAGCCTATACCTCCCGAGTCGGAGAGGGACCCTTCCCAACTGAATGTCTCGATCATATTGGTGAAACTTTACGGGAACGTGGGGGAGAGTATGGGTCCACTACCGGCCGGCCAAGACGATGTGGCTGGTTGGATGGAGTGGTGCTGAAGTATGCGGCTCGGATTAACGCTCTGACCTCTTTGGTTATAACCAAACTTGATGTCTTAGGCGGTTTTTCGAAAATTCAATTTTGCACTCATTACCGTATGGGAAATCGCATTTCTTGGGAACTTCCCAATCATTCTTTCGACTGGAATACCGCTCAGCCAGTTTACCAAGAATTGGAGGGATGGGAGAGTGATATCTCAAAAATCCAATTCTATAATGACCTTCCCCGGGCTACCCGCGATTATATTGAATTTATTGAAGATTTTATAGAAATCCCGGTGGCAATTCTCTCGGTTGGCCAAGATCGAAGCTCTACCATTGTCCGGAAAGAAATCTTTTAAAAAGGCGGCTTCTCTGGCATGGAAAGAGACACAATTCGTCAAGAAATCGAAAAATTAAGAGAAATTATTCGTCAACACGACTATCGGTATTACGTTCTTAATCAACCAACGGTTACCGATGATGAATATGATGCCTTAATGAGAAAGCTACAGGAATTGGAAAAGAACTATCCTGAATATTTAACCGCCGACTCTCCCACACAGCGGGTTGCCGGTAAACCTCAGGATGGTTTTCCGCCTTTCCTGCATTTTCAACCACTCCTGAGTCTTAGTAATGCGGTTGAAGAAGATGATATTCGAGAATTCGATCAACGGCTGCAAAGGCTTCTCAATCAAAACCAAGCTGAATATGTAGTTGAATTAAAAATTGATGGTTTGGCAATCAACCTCAGATATGAAGAAGGAATTCTTACTCATGGAGCTACCCGGGGAGACGGAACTGTTGGTGAAGATGTGACTCCGAATATTCGGACCATTAAAACCATTCCACTGCGCTTATTGGGTGACAAAATTCCCCAGGTCATTGAGATCCAGGGCGAAATATTTATGGGGAAAAACGCTTTTAACCGTCTCAACCAAGAAAGAATTGCTAAAAATGAACCTCCCTTTGCCAACCCTCGTAATGCCGCTGCGGGTTCGCTTCGTCAACTTGATCCGCGGATGACAGCCACTCGAGAACTCCATTTGTTTGTCTATGGAGCAACTTTGATTGAAAGCAACCTTTCTCCCATCACCCACTGGGAACTTCTAATGTATTTAAAAGAATTGGGATTCATGGTTAACCCCTACATTCAGTTGGTATCTTCCATAGAAGAAGTCATTGATATTCATCGTAAATGGGAAAAGAAACGAAAACAATTAGAATATGAAATCGATGGGTTGGTCATTAAACTTAATTCTTTACCCGATCGAAGTCGTTT
Protein-coding sequences here:
- the tsaD gene encoding tRNA (adenosine(37)-N6)-threonylcarbamoyltransferase complex transferase subunit TsaD, encoding MYCLAIETSCDDTCVAIIKNGNTILSNVISSQIDIHRRFGGVVPEVASRRHLEYLIPALEQAFQQANLTLKNIDLIAVTRGPGLTGSLLMGLCMGKTFSILHQKPFIAVNHLEGHLFASRLDHPDITPPFISLIVSGGHTELTVVQDWGKYVHLGRTRDDAAGEVFDKVAKYLKIGYPGGPLIDNRASNANPTRFHFRGGLEDQENYDFSFSGLKTAVIRAYDQLSDSSKKDEKGINDLLASFQQSVVRTLWKKTIRAVKKTGIRSVSLGGGVAANSSLRSLFSQKGFQNNIKVYLPSPALCTDNAAMIGSCGSFHFSFGRISPLDLEPDPQLRLGDV
- the rimI gene encoding ribosomal protein S18-alanine N-acetyltransferase codes for the protein MNNSPFPTEPYAIEKMKPIHLSAVLAIEKKSFPQPWSLSLFMSEFTNRLATYLVLRLKRKVIGYIGYWYLFEEAHITTFAIHPDYRRQGLGKQLLKHALNLILNQGCHEVFLEVRISNFPAQNLYHSLGFTAVGIRKKYYIDGEDAIIMKKIMSQES
- the alr gene encoding alanine racemase; this translates as MNTDYPLWIEIDSRSLHNNFNRILQHLSIPNASRIIGVVKADAYGHGIESVLLLQKWGMNRFGVATVQEGEALRQLGIKGTIYLLGGFINQEIPGIFKNHLTPALSSRDEWNQLKSAVQLNQQELEFHLKIDSGMYRMGFLPGELDESFIKQISHHPYLRLKGVMTHFASSENDPAYTHQQFEIFQKFLQNKSLSEQIPIQNLEKHCCNSAGFLFFPHYHLDMVRVGIALFGVSPIQDPSPVRSLGLSPVMRVKSRVKLLKNLPSGCCIGYGGTCITQRPTRLAVIPIGYAQGLLRRLSNRMEVLIKGRRAKCLGVISMDQMMVDVTSLPDVKRGDLVTILGSDGPDEIRAEEMAAWAETIPHEILCSFIRIKNRIVV
- the groL gene encoding chaperonin GroEL (60 kDa chaperone family; promotes refolding of misfolded polypeptides especially under stressful conditions; forms two stacked rings of heptamers to form a barrel-shaped 14mer; ends can be capped by GroES; misfolded proteins enter the barrel where they are refolded when GroES binds); the protein is MPKKLIFDEEARRAIEKGANIITDSVKLTLGPKGRNVILEKKFGGPTITNDGVTIAREIEVKDPFENIGVTLVREVATKTNDIAGDGTTTAMVLAQKMIRNGLKNVTAGYNPVFLKNGMDKILVQIVDKINQYSIPVDDQKSIAQVAAISAKDQSIGQIIAEAIEKVGRDGVITVEESKSTETTLEVVEGMQFDRGYLSPYMVTDQERMVCILENPYILITDSKISSIQTLLPILQQVVQTGKPLLIIAEDLEGEALATLVVNRLRGALNVAAVKAPAFGDRRKEILHDLAILTGGQVISQEMGMKLEKVSIDLLGKAGSVKINKDNTIIVDGQGNPDEIKAREKEIRVQIEKTDSSYDREKLQERLAKLIGGVAIIKVGALSETELKEKKHRVEDALSATRSAIEEGIVPGGGSILLHIGQEISIDNLSNDEQIGAQIVLNALEEPLKRIAENSGYQGNIIAGKVRDLDKKMGFNAMTGDLVDMVKSGIVDPAKVTRAALQNAVSIASLALTTQTIIAEHKEEEPE
- the tsaE gene encoding tRNA (adenosine(37)-N6)-threonylcarbamoyltransferase complex ATPase subunit type 1 TsaE — translated: MTHLDAQSSSNEAQTMKIAGYFTQTYFQPGIPILLSGQLGAGKTYFTKGIAQALGISSHEVISPSFALINEYHGPVYILNHMDFYRLENWQEVEQLGIEEYLTSHSFTVIEWGERFLAHFPPPYFVVKLTETNEKNRLIEIFYQDYEK
- a CDS encoding NAD(P)H-hydrate dehydratase gives rise to the protein MKLITSESMQKLEKRLVESYRIPTQLLMENAGRNIVEKIEGIGMEKSWKQVAVICGPGNNGGDGLVIARHLNLRYPSLPITIFLAGNPERLKNDSALNYEICQRIGIPIQRVFPENPLGFEPGTLIIDSLFGTGLSKNVEGIFQVVIDAINEAKQSMIIAVDVPSGIDATWGKIMGRAVKAHHTITLGMIKRGLVVAPAREYCGTIHLADIGIPFDREPGIVPQEGFLITPDFIRPFLPEKAFLSNKISTGVVMIVAGSPAMTGAGLLTCQAAYRSGAGMVIWATNPQLAPLVKTSIPEVVSTILSDNKNSFQWEYLPHHADEICKAILQRKCRSIAIGPGLGSSWSSKYFIEKVIEKSPVKGVIDADALNAIAVNREFWKNRLQGWILTPHEGEMGRLLNRSASSIAENRIAASCALSQYFNCITVLKGPGTIVVSPQGEIAINPTGNPNLATAGSGDVLTGIIASLLAQGRSPFISAVTGVFLHGLTADLYQKQSPQLLASDLASYLPYAIKVVKNCEYRLPIVDRD
- the tsaB gene encoding tRNA (adenosine(37)-N6)-threonylcarbamoyltransferase complex dimerization subunit type 1 TsaB → MKNNPLPNTLALDTSTPWLTLSLGNSSEIIYQHRSQVIADHSRILIQSLEKMQKRGLFSNFPPERIVIGRGPGSFTGIKITNITGRSLAYSLNCPLYGFSTLEMLAYQGSRLVSPHEDLIILPVIFHKKNEVFWSEFKSNFHKQSDRQVKIQIGPCSNIMKLYSPKDVLIITPWQELYSLFQTSQFQCLHPDKSQPDSINLIELMESRDISVQKNDSEFFEESAEPLYGSRVFEHE